In Aegilops tauschii subsp. strangulata cultivar AL8/78 chromosome 3, Aet v6.0, whole genome shotgun sequence, one genomic interval encodes:
- the LOC109739256 gene encoding protein LATERAL BRANCHING OXIDOREDUCTASE 1, with the protein MASAAVCSPKQQQQRQEEDGGVVKIGRVDDVQELQRACVDDVPERYVRDGDDRPGGANVCAHAEIPVIDAGELRRGGGDGDELEKLRQACEEWGFFQVVNHGIDGELLDEMERLSREFFMLPLEEKERYPMAPGGIQGYGHAFVFSEDQKLDWCNMLALGVSPAFIRQPMLWPTTPAAFTDTLERYSAEVRALCHRLLEHIAETLGLAPGTFAGMFGDAVQAVRMNFYPPCPRPDLVLGLSAHSDGSAVTVLQQDAGRAGLQVLRDGAWVPVHPVPHALVVNLGDSLEVLTNGRYKSVEHRAVTNGEQDRLSIVTFYAPAYDVELGPLPELVADGEPCRYRRFKHGEYSRHYVTSKLEGKKTLDFAKIN; encoded by the exons ATGGCTTCTGCGGCCGTCTGCTCCCctaagcagcagcagcagcggcagGAGGAGGATGGTGGGGTTGTCAAGATCGGGCGGGTGGACGACGTGCAGGAGCTGCAGAGGGCGTGCGTGGACGACGTGCCGGAGCGGTACGTCCGGGACGGCGACGACCGGCCGGGCGGCGCTAACGTGTGCGCGCACGCGGAGATCCCCGTCATCGacgccggcgagctccggcgcggcggcggcgatggggaCGAGCTGGAGAAGCTCAGGCAGGCCTGCGAGGAGTGGGGCTTCTTCCAG GTTGTGAACCATGGCATCGACGGCGAGCTGCTGGACGAGATGGAGAGGTTGTCGAGGGAGTTCTTCATGCTGCCGCTGGAGGAGAAGGAGCGGTACCCCATGGCGCCGGGCGGCATCCAGGGCTACGGCCACGCCTTCGTCTTCTCCGAGGACCAGAAGCTCGATTGGTGCAACATGCTGGCGCTCGGCGTGTCCCCGGCGTTCATCCGGCAGCCCATGCTCTGGCCGACCACGCCGGCCGCCTTCACCGACACCCTCGAGAGGTACTCCGCCGAGGTCAGGGCGCTCTGCCATCGTCTCCTGGAGCACATCGCCGAGACGCTGGGCCTGGCGCCCGGCACGTTCGCGGGCATGTTCGGCGACGCGGTGCAGGCGGTGCGGATGAACTTCTACCCACCGTGCCCGCGGCCGGACCTGGTGCTGGGGCTGAGCGCGCACTCCGACGGGAGCGCGGTCACCGTGCTCCAGCAGGACGCCGGCCGCGCGGGGCTGCAGGTGCTCAGGGACGGCGCCTGGGTGCCCGTCCACCCCGTCCCGCACGCCCTCGTCGTCAACCTCGGCGACTCGCTCGAGGTGCTCACCAACGGCAGGTACAAGAGCGTGGAGCACCGGGCGGTGACCAACGGCGAGCAGGACCGCCTGTCCATCGTGACGTTCTACGCGCCAGCCTACGACGTCGAGCTCGGCCCACTGCCGGAGCTAGTCGCCGACGGGGAGCCCTGCCGGTACCGGAGGTTCAAGCACGGCGAGTACAGCCGGCACTACGTCACCAGCAAGCTCGAGGGCAAGAAGACGCTGGACTTCGCCAAGATCAACTAG
- the LOC109777571 gene encoding early nodulin-like protein 17, which translates to MAAAAASLVIRLSALAVVLVVLCPTASAVALGKRYRVGGPEGWRVPPPQDKEMFYVKWASPITFFVEDSIEFVYKNDSVIKVSKVGYYHCNETAGIGTGAVPRDGSTLFLLDAPGFAYFASADIGHCNAGERLGPFDLVSQYSF; encoded by the exons atggcggcggcggcggcgtctctGGTGATCCGTCTCTCGGCGCTCGCCGTCGTGCTCGTCGTCCTCTGCCCGACGGCGTCCGCGGTGGCGCTGGGGAAGCGGTACAGAGTCGGCGGCCCTGAAGGGTGGCGCGTGCCCCCGCCGCAGGACAAGGAGATGTTCTACGTCAAGTGGGCGTCCCCCATAACCTTCTTCGTCGAGGACTCCATCG AGTTCGTGTACAAGAACGACTCGGTGATCAAGGTGAGCAAGGTCGGATACTATCACTGCAACGAGACGGCGGGCATCGGCACCGGCGCCGTGCCGAGGGACGGCAGCACGCTCTTCCTCCTCGACGCGCCAGGCTTCGCCTACTTTGCCAGCGCCGACATCGGACACTGCAACGCCGGCGAGAGGCTG GGACCGTTCGATTTAGTATCACAGTATTCGTTTTGA